The Rhodocytophaga rosea genome has a segment encoding these proteins:
- a CDS encoding Gfo/Idh/MocA family protein: MKQINWGIIGTGDVTEVKSGPAFNKIAGSKLVAVMRRDAEKAADYARRHGVHTWYSDAQQLINDPQVNAVYIATPPSSHAEYTKLAAAAGKPVYVEKPMAMNYEECTRMIEACEEANVPLFVAYYRRCLPNFVKIKELLNNGTIGEIRCVNIRLFFPPPAITNGQIPWRINPSISGGGIFYDLAPHQLDLLDYWFGPITAATGMAANQSGVYAAEDIVSAIFSFSNGVLGTGLWCFTVDKSQQTDQGEIIGSKGRITFSFFDLAVPVRVETGSQTDELTFTMPVNVQHPLIQTIVEELQGTGKCPSTGVSGARTAKVMDDIMGEWYKQQKREI, encoded by the coding sequence ATGAAACAGATAAACTGGGGAATTATCGGCACAGGAGATGTGACTGAAGTAAAAAGTGGGCCTGCCTTTAACAAGATAGCAGGTTCTAAATTAGTAGCTGTTATGCGCAGAGATGCGGAAAAAGCGGCGGATTATGCGAGGCGACATGGCGTACATACTTGGTATAGCGATGCGCAACAATTAATTAATGATCCGCAGGTAAATGCTGTTTATATTGCTACTCCTCCCAGTTCGCATGCGGAATACACCAAACTGGCTGCCGCTGCCGGAAAACCAGTGTATGTTGAAAAGCCGATGGCAATGAATTATGAGGAATGTACACGAATGATTGAAGCTTGTGAGGAAGCCAATGTGCCTTTGTTTGTTGCGTATTACCGCCGGTGTTTACCCAACTTTGTAAAAATTAAAGAACTCCTGAATAATGGCACCATTGGAGAAATACGTTGCGTAAATATTCGTTTGTTTTTTCCGCCGCCTGCGATTACCAATGGACAGATTCCCTGGCGGATAAATCCGTCGATTTCAGGTGGTGGTATATTTTATGATTTAGCTCCTCACCAGTTAGATTTGCTCGATTACTGGTTTGGACCCATTACTGCCGCCACAGGAATGGCTGCAAATCAGTCAGGGGTATATGCTGCCGAAGACATAGTAAGTGCCATTTTCTCATTTTCTAACGGGGTATTAGGCACTGGCCTCTGGTGTTTCACCGTTGATAAAAGCCAACAAACCGATCAGGGTGAAATCATTGGAAGCAAAGGCCGCATTACTTTTTCCTTTTTCGACTTAGCAGTTCCGGTACGGGTAGAAACAGGCTCGCAGACAGATGAGCTTACTTTTACTATGCCGGTAAATGTACAACATCCATTGATTCAAACCATTGTAGAGGAATTACAGGGAACAGGCAAATGCCCCAGTACTGGTGTTTCCGGTGCCCGTACAGCTAAGGTAATGGATGATATTATGGGAGAATGGTATAAACAACAAAAGCGAGAGATTTAA
- a CDS encoding NAD(P)-dependent oxidoreductase, with product MKFGIIREGKVPPDRRVALLPHQCKEIVQLYPEVQIFVQPSPIRCVPDEQYSNAGILVMEDLSQCDVLFGIKEVPVAQLLPDKTYFFFSHTVKKQKYNRLLLQTILKRNITLIDYECLIDNDTNRQRIIAFGRYAGIVGAYNAFWTYGKKYQLFELKRARDCQDMQEMRQEYLKIQLPPIKIAVTGSGRVGKGVVEVLEAIGIQQVSPDAFLQKQYNKPVFTVLRSQDYHLHKSGNSWNAASFHLNPQEYNSSFYPFAAQADILITSAFWHPQAPLLFSKEDMLRKDFRIKVVADISCDVDGSVPCTVRTTTITDPVYDYDVVSREVKPPFSSAEHITVMAIDNLPCELPYDASGYFGHQLINQVLPHLLNGDKEGVLEKATITRNGQLTERYKYLSDFVSEYVAQ from the coding sequence ATGAAATTCGGAATTATAAGAGAAGGGAAAGTTCCGCCTGACAGACGGGTTGCCTTATTGCCACATCAATGCAAGGAAATTGTTCAGCTATATCCTGAAGTTCAGATATTTGTACAGCCTAGCCCGATCCGTTGTGTGCCCGATGAGCAATATTCAAATGCAGGAATTCTAGTAATGGAAGATCTGAGCCAGTGTGATGTGTTATTCGGCATTAAAGAAGTGCCGGTTGCCCAACTCCTTCCGGATAAAACGTATTTCTTCTTTTCACATACCGTAAAGAAACAAAAGTACAACCGCCTGCTGCTGCAAACCATTTTGAAGAGGAATATTACCCTGATTGATTATGAATGCCTGATCGATAATGATACAAACCGGCAGCGTATTATTGCTTTTGGCCGCTATGCCGGCATTGTGGGTGCCTATAATGCTTTCTGGACGTATGGCAAAAAATATCAGCTTTTTGAGTTGAAACGTGCCAGAGATTGCCAGGATATGCAGGAAATGAGACAGGAATATCTGAAAATACAATTGCCACCCATTAAAATTGCTGTAACCGGAAGCGGACGGGTAGGGAAGGGGGTAGTAGAAGTATTGGAAGCCATTGGTATACAACAGGTTTCCCCGGATGCATTCTTGCAAAAACAATATAACAAACCTGTGTTTACGGTACTTCGTTCGCAGGATTATCATCTCCATAAAAGTGGTAATTCCTGGAATGCTGCCAGCTTCCATCTGAATCCGCAGGAATACAATTCTTCGTTTTATCCCTTTGCCGCCCAGGCAGATATATTAATTACTTCTGCTTTCTGGCATCCACAAGCGCCTTTGTTATTCTCGAAAGAAGATATGCTGCGAAAAGATTTCCGGATAAAAGTAGTGGCAGACATTTCCTGTGATGTGGATGGTTCGGTGCCCTGTACGGTTCGTACAACTACCATTACAGATCCGGTTTACGATTATGATGTAGTAAGCCGGGAAGTAAAACCGCCTTTTTCTTCCGCTGAACACATTACAGTAATGGCCATTGATAACCTGCCCTGTGAACTTCCCTATGATGCGTCCGGCTATTTTGGCCACCAGCTCATCAACCAGGTATTGCCGCATTTACTAAATGGAGATAAAGAGGGCGTACTGGAAAAAGCAACCATCACCAGAAATGGCCAGCTGACGGAAAGATATAAATATCTATCAGATTTTGTGAGTGAGTATGTGGCGCAGTAA
- a CDS encoding RNA polymerase sigma factor, translating into MNQAPDNDIMLEVKAGQLDKLGILFERHSKSLFGFFYRMTGDKEISQDLVQNVFFRMLKYRHTFTAEGKFITWMYHLARNVSADYFKKSKKFSFSKNLDLWANRLSDPSTREEDFGKEQEIALLQQAMDRLPADKREVLVLSRYQELKYQEIAKVLNCTEGNVKVKVHRAFQELRNIFMKLTQERKYEAGGKK; encoded by the coding sequence TTGAATCAGGCACCCGATAATGATATCATGCTGGAAGTAAAAGCTGGTCAGCTAGACAAGCTGGGAATCCTGTTTGAGCGGCATTCAAAAAGCTTGTTTGGCTTTTTCTACCGGATGACAGGCGACAAAGAAATCAGCCAGGATCTGGTGCAGAACGTGTTTTTCAGGATGTTGAAATACAGGCATACATTCACAGCTGAAGGAAAATTTATTACCTGGATGTATCACCTGGCCAGAAATGTAAGTGCCGATTATTTTAAGAAGAGTAAGAAGTTCAGTTTTTCTAAGAATCTGGATCTATGGGCCAACCGCCTGAGTGATCCCTCAACCAGAGAGGAAGACTTTGGCAAGGAACAGGAAATAGCCTTGCTACAACAAGCGATGGACCGTTTACCGGCTGATAAACGGGAAGTTCTGGTGCTGAGCCGCTACCAGGAATTAAAATACCAGGAAATTGCCAAAGTGCTCAATTGTACGGAGGGCAATGTAAAAGTAAAAGTCCACCGGGCTTTTCAGGAACTCAGGAACATATTTATGAAACTGACCCAGGAAAGAAAATACGAGGCCGGCGGAAAAAAATAA
- a CDS encoding HEAT repeat domain-containing protein: MKCEKMMYLMVLYLNGELNDIDKLSLESHLSECQSCKQELMQMQLVHRHMAAIPVAEPDAIKMRADFNDMLYEYKRATVQARSGWLSSLREKIAEVWQPVYAMQLLTGILLLLMGWAGGYWFSPQRTETQQISQLALEVQQMRETMLLTMLEKPAATERLKAVNYTQNLDKVDEKVIQALLQTLNNDPNVNVRLVTVETLSQLASYASVREGLIQAIPQQESPLVQIALADVMVNLQEKRSVSALRNLLKQENLNASVKSKLEQSVKVLM, translated from the coding sequence ATGAAATGTGAAAAAATGATGTACCTGATGGTGCTGTATCTCAACGGGGAACTCAACGATATTGATAAGCTTTCCCTGGAAAGCCACTTGTCTGAATGCCAGTCGTGCAAACAGGAATTAATGCAAATGCAACTCGTACACCGCCATATGGCAGCTATTCCGGTAGCCGAGCCTGATGCCATTAAAATGCGTGCTGATTTCAATGATATGCTCTATGAATACAAGCGTGCTACGGTTCAGGCGCGTTCTGGATGGTTATCAAGCCTGAGAGAAAAAATAGCCGAAGTTTGGCAGCCTGTGTACGCCATGCAACTGCTTACCGGAATTTTGCTTTTACTGATGGGCTGGGCAGGCGGTTACTGGTTTAGCCCGCAACGGACAGAAACTCAGCAAATATCTCAGCTTGCCCTGGAAGTACAGCAAATGCGTGAAACCATGTTGCTAACAATGCTGGAAAAACCGGCGGCAACCGAACGGCTCAAAGCAGTGAATTATACCCAGAATCTGGATAAGGTAGATGAAAAAGTAATTCAGGCCTTGCTGCAAACCCTCAATAATGATCCCAATGTGAATGTTCGCTTGGTTACAGTAGAAACATTGAGCCAGCTGGCTTCTTATGCCAGTGTACGCGAAGGCTTGATTCAGGCTATTCCACAACAAGAATCGCCGCTGGTGCAAATTGCGCTGGCTGATGTAATGGTGAATCTACAGGAAAAACGCTCGGTAAGCGCTTTGAGAAACCTGCTGAAACAAGAAAATCTAAATGCTTCTGTAAAAAGTAAACTCGAACAAAGTGTAAAAGTGCTGATGTAA